The genomic stretch AACCTCCCGATCCAGGTGATGACGGCCGGACACGTGACGGGCACGCTGCTCCTGCTCGAGGAGCTCACCGAGCTGCTCGACGGTCCGGATCTGATGGCCGACGTACGGGCCGACCCCGGCAAGATCCCGGCGCTGGTCGAGGAGGCGCTCCGCTTCGAGCCGCCGGTCCACGGCACGTTCATCCGTGCGCTGGACGACGTCGAAGTGGGCGGCGTCACGATCCCCGCCGACGCTCGAGTCCTTCTGTCCTACGGGTCGGCCAACCACGATCCGGCGTGCTTCGCCGATCCGGACACGTTCGCCATCGATCGCCCCGACGTCGATCGCCACCTGGGGTTCGGGAAGGGGACGCACTACTGCTCCGGAGCTCAGCTCGCGCGGCTCGAGCAGCGTGTGGCGCTCGAGCTCCTGCTCGAGCGCTGTCCCAACCTGCGGCGTGTCGAGGATCGCCCGCCGCAGCGCGTGCGACACATGTGGCTGCGCGGATACGAATCGCTGTGGGTCCAGTGGGACGCGCCGCCGGCGTCCTCGCCGACAGGGACACCGTCCCCTCGCCGGCGGACATGAGGAGGGTGCGATGGCCGAGACGCGGCTGATCTACGATCCCTACGGCGCGCAGGCCCACGCCGACCCGTACCCGATCTACCGGCGCCTGCGCGACGAGGCGCCGCTCTACCACAACCCCGATCGGGGGTTCTGGGCGGTTTCGCGCTACGACGACGTGGCGATGGTGAGCCGCGATTGGGAGCGCTTCACGGTGACGAAGGGCGTCGACATCGACAACGCCGGCGACCTGCTCGGTCCCGGGTTCTTCCTCGCCCAGGACCCGCCTGTGCACGGCAAGATGCGCGCGGTCGTCAAGCAGGCGTTCGGCCTGCGGACGATCCGCGACCTCACCGAGGCGGGCATCCGGCGCGAGGCCGAGGCGCTCGTCGCGGACATCGCGGTGCGACCGGAGGCGGATCTCGCGGTCGACCTCGCCTGGCTGCTGCCGTCACGGGCGATGGGCGTGCTGCTCGGGTTCCCGCGCGAGGACGCCGACCGGTTGCGCGACCTCGGCATCGCGTTCATGCGCCGCGAGGTCGACCAGACGGTGCCGCCGGCGAGCTCCGAGGAGGCCGGAATGGCGCTCATGGAGTACTTCGAAGTGATCATCGATGAGCGGCGCCGCGCGCCGCGCGACGACCTGCTCTCGGCGATCGCCACGGCGACGATCGACGGCGTGCCGCTCGCGGGCGAGGCCCCCGGCATGGCTCTGCTCATCTACGTCGGAGGGTTCGAGAACGTCGGGTGCATGCTCACGAACGCGCTGTACTGGCTCGCCCTGCATCCCGACCAGCGAACGTGGCTGGCCGCGAACCCGGACGGCCTGCCGGCGGCGATCGAGGAGGTCCTCCGCTTCGACGGCCCACAGCAGAGCTTCAAGCGCACGACGACGCAGGCGGTCGAGCTGCACGGCCGGCGGGTGCCGGCCGGAGCGCCGGTCTACGTCCTGTACGGCGCAGCGAACCGCGACGAGCGCAAGTTCCCCGATGCGGACCGCTTCGACGTGCACCGCACGGGTGGTCGCCAGCTGTCCTTCGGCGACGGCATCCACCACTGTCTCGGCGCTCCGATGGCCCGCCTCGAGGGCCAGATCGTGCTCGAGACCGTTCTGCGCCGGATGCCGCACTACGAGCTGACGGGTGAGCCCGAGCTCGCGCCGAGCCACGCGGTGCGCGGCTTTCTGACCATGCCGGTCGCGCCCGCCTGCTCGCCGGCCGCCGCCTGACACGCCGCGCGGGCCCGGCTATCCCCCGACCCGCGCGACGACGGTCGGCGGGTCGAGCGCGCTGGTGTCGCCCAGCGACGGACGGTCGGGCGATCTCGTGAACGCGGCGACGAGCTCCTCGCCGCTGGCCGCGATCGTCGCCGGGATGGCGGTCCAGGTCAGCGTGGCCCGTCGGCGGATCGCTGCGGGGCGACGCGGCGTGGTCGACCGCCGCGCCGCGCACGCGCGTCACCGGCAGCGACACCGTGGAACCCGAGATCGTCGCGGGCGCGACGGCCGCCGGCCGGACGCCGGCGGACCTCAGCGCCGTCGAAGGCGATCGTCGTGGCGGCCGGGGCGGCGGCCGGCAGGAGCGCGGCGAGAACGGGCGCCGAGAGGGCGGGTGTCAGCATGCGGGCCGATCTATTAGGGCACCCTAATGCACATGGTACGCTTCGCGTTGTTAGGTCACCCTAATAATCCGCTCGTCTGAGAACCGAGGCCCGATGCACCCCACCCGCAGGACCATGCGCCGGCTGGCCGGCGCGCTCGCCGTCGTCGCGGCCGTGCTGGCCGCGACCGCCACGCCGGCGCTCGCCGCGCCCGCCGTCGCCGTCACGCAGTCGGCGCCCGCCGACGACGGCGTCGTCAGGCTCAGCGTGACCGGGGCCGGCTTCGCCGCCACGCCGCCCGGCATCTACGTCATGTTCGGGCGCGAGGACGCGCCGATCAGCAGCCAGGGCGCGTTCCAGACCGCGCAGTACCTCCCGGCGTCCAGCGACACCGGCGCCCGGGCGGACGGCACGTTCGCCACGACACTCGAGGTGCGCCGCGCCTGGACCGAGGGCGACGGGCGCGAGACCGACTGCGCCGTCGAGCGCTGCGCCGTCTTCACGGTGAAGGCCGACGGCGTGCCGGACCGCACGCAGGACACGGTGACGCCGATCTTCCTGCCGGCCCTGGCCGCGACGCCGGTCGCGGACCTCGACCCGGACGAGGCCGACATCCACACCGAGGGCGAGGGCTTCGATCCCGCGGCCAACGGCGGCAACGGCTTCTACGTCGCGTTCGGCCCCAGGGGACCGAACTACCACGTCGATGCCTCGCGCTACCAGAAGGTCGTGCAGGTCACGCCGAACCCGGTGACGCCGACGATGGTCAAGCTGCAGGCCGACGGGAGCTTCGCGCTCGACCTCGCCGCGGTGAAGGCGCAGTACGCCGTGACGGCGCGCGACGGGACCGTCACCGAGGTCGACTGCACCGACGAGGCGACGCCGTGCCAGATCCTGACGTTCGCCGCGCGCGGCGGGGCCTATCGAGGGTTCGACACGTTCACGCCGGTGACCTTCGGCGGCGACCTGGGCCCTGGCCCCGGCCCCGGTCCCGGTCCGGGCACGCCCGCCATCTCGGTGAGCCCCTCGTCCGGCCTGAGCCCGTTCGGCGCGACGACGATCGCGGTCACCGGCTCCGGCTTCAGGCCCGCGGAGCCCGGGATCTACGTCGCGTTCGGGCCGGCCGCCGGCACGACGAACGCGGGCGCCTACCAGACCACCAAGTGGGTGCACCCGGGCGCTGCCCCGAGTGCGACGCAGGACGTGCTCAGCTCCACCGGCACGTTCTCGACCACGCTGACCATCGGCGCGGCCTACACCCACGGGTCCGGCAACCGGGTCGACTGCACGGCGCTGGCCTGCTTCGTGCAGACGTTCGCCGCGCACGGTTCGCCGGACCGCACGCAGGACACGGCGGTGGCGGTCGGCTTCGCAGGGGCGGCGCCGCCCGCGGCGGGCGCGCCGGTCGCCGCGCTGGCGATGTCGAAGCTGCGCATCGGTGCGCGCGGCCGCCTACGGCTCGTGCTCACCGCGCCCGGCCGGGTGACGGTGAAGATCGCGCGGCGGGTGAAGGGCCGGGCGGCGTCCGGCCCGGCGTCGGTGGCGAAGAGGGCACGCACGCGCTGGGTGCGGGCGAAGACGATCCGCTTCGATGTCGCGCAGGCCGGCCCGGTCGCGCGGACCCTGCGGCTGCGCCGCGGCGAGCGCTACCGCATCGCCGTCTCCGTGCGCGGGCGCGACGGGGCGGTGGTCAGGGCCAAGCCACGGGTCGTCCGCCTGCGCGCCGCCCGCTGATGCGCGGCGCGGCGCCCCCGGGTCGCCGTAGGCTCGGGGGCGCATGCGGCCGCCGGACGAACCACCTCC from Capillimicrobium parvum encodes the following:
- a CDS encoding cytochrome P450 encodes the protein MAETRLIYDPYGAQAHADPYPIYRRLRDEAPLYHNPDRGFWAVSRYDDVAMVSRDWERFTVTKGVDIDNAGDLLGPGFFLAQDPPVHGKMRAVVKQAFGLRTIRDLTEAGIRREAEALVADIAVRPEADLAVDLAWLLPSRAMGVLLGFPREDADRLRDLGIAFMRREVDQTVPPASSEEAGMALMEYFEVIIDERRRAPRDDLLSAIATATIDGVPLAGEAPGMALLIYVGGFENVGCMLTNALYWLALHPDQRTWLAANPDGLPAAIEEVLRFDGPQQSFKRTTTQAVELHGRRVPAGAPVYVLYGAANRDERKFPDADRFDVHRTGGRQLSFGDGIHHCLGAPMARLEGQIVLETVLRRMPHYELTGEPELAPSHAVRGFLTMPVAPACSPAAA